A single region of the Cucumis melo cultivar AY chromosome 3, USDA_Cmelo_AY_1.0, whole genome shotgun sequence genome encodes:
- the LOC103488350 gene encoding eukaryotic translation initiation factor 5A-4-like isoform X2, which produces MSDEEHHFESKADAGASKTFPQQAGTIRKNGYIVIKGRPCKVVEVSTSKTGKHGHAKCHFVAIDIFTAKKLEDIVPSSHNCDVPEVTRTDYQLIDISEDGFVSLLTDNGSTKDDLRLPTDESLLAQIKDGFAEGKDLVVSVMSAMGEEQICGLKDIGPKN; this is translated from the exons ATGTCGGACGAAGAGCATCATTTTGAGTCCAAGGCCGACGCCGGAGCCTCCAAGACCTTCCCTCAACAGGCCGGAACCATCCGCAAGAATGGCTACATTGTCATCAAGGGCCGTCCCTGCAAG GTAGTTGAGGTTTCAACATCCAAGACTGGAAAGCATGGGCATGCTAAATGTCACTTTGTTGCAATCGATATCTTCACTGCCAAAAAACTTGAAGATATTGTTCCATCATCCCACAACTGTGAT GTTCCTGAGGTTACTCGTACCGATTATCAGCTTATTGACATATCTGAAGATGGATTT GTGAGTCTCTTGACTGACAATGGAAGCACAAAGGATGATTTGAGGCTTCCTACTGATGAAAGTTTACTTGCTCAG ATTAAAGATGGATTTGCAGAAGGAAAGGACCTTGTTGTGAGTGTCATGTCAGCCATGGGAGAAGAACAAATTTGTGGCTTGAAGGATATCGGCCCAAAGAACTAA
- the LOC103488350 gene encoding probable WRKY transcription factor 60 isoform X1 has translation MDSKVECLQTELEKLRKENEVLKFMLKVVSIKNLVSQVDVCSRDHDQNDEGSRSERADLRVSPPTLETSSTTQAYATTSFKDQALMVKDGYKWRKYGQKITKDNQSPRAYFKCSSPGCPVKKKVQRSLENKSMVIVTYDGHHNHNHNHENASPPPLSASQRGSSSPPLPVESNRVALPMSLNLDLTLSRHADQKI, from the exons ATGGATTCAAAG GTGGAATGTCTCCAAACAGAGCTAGAAAAGTTGAGGAAAGAGAATGAAGTTTTAAAGTTTATGCTCAAAGTTGTGAGCATCAAGAATTTGGTATCTCAAGTGGATGTTTGTTCAAGAGATCATGATCAGAATGACGAGGGTTCCAGATCAGAGAGAGCCGATCTCAGAGTTAGTCCACCCACTCTCGAAACTTCGTCCACCACCCAAGCATATGCTACAACTAGCTTCAAAGACCAAGCTTTG ATGGTGAAGGATGGATATAAATGGAGGAAATATGGGCAAAAGATTACAAAGGATAATCAATCTCCTCGTGCTTATTTCAAGTGTTCTTCTCCAGGATGCCCCGTCAAAAAAAAG GTAcaaagaagcttggaaaatAAATCAATGGTGATAGTCACATATGATGGCCACCACAACCACAACCACAACCACGAAAATGCCTCTCCTCCTCCACTTTCAGCCTCTCAACGAGGGTCTTCGTCACCACCGCTTCCGGTGGAGAGCAACCGTGTTGCTCTACCAATGTCTCTCAATCTTGATCTCACTCTTTCCAGACATGCAGAtcaaaaaatataa